CTTAAGGCGCTTCCTAAAACGGTTCGCCGGATAGCGGTGCTGGACCGCACCAAAGAGCCGGGAGCAGTCGGGGAACCGCTCTATACCGATGTTCAGGCGGCGATTGCCGAAGGGATGGCATCGGAGTCCGCCCCTTTTGAAAATCATCCGCTGGTGGTGGGGGGACGGTACGGTTTGAGTTCCAAGGAATTCAACCCGGCGATGGCGAAAGCGGTGCTGGATAATCTGAAATTGAATCATCCCAAGAACCATTTTACGGTCGGAATTGTGGATGATGTTACTCATACCAGTCTGGATGTGGACTATTCATTTGTCATCGATAATGACGAAGTTTTCCGCGGACTGTTTTTTGGACTGGGCGCCGACGGCACGGTGGGAGCCAACAAGAATTCAATTAAAATCATCGGCGAGAATACAGATAATTACGCCCAGGGATATTTTGTCTATGACTCCAAGAAAGCGGGGGCGGTCACGGTATCGCACCTGCGGTTCGGGAAAAAGCCGATTCGCCGTCCTTATCTGATAACGACAGCCAATTTTGTCGCCTGCCATAATTTTACTTTCCTGGAGAAGTACGACATGCTGGAGGCGGCGGCTCCGGGGGGAGTATTTTTGCTCACCAGTCCCTTCGGACCGGAAGAGGTCTGGGACAATATGCCGCGGGAAGTGCAGCAGCAGATTATCGACAAGAAATTAAGATTCTATGTGATAGATGCTATCAAGATTGCCAAGGAACTGGGGCTGGGCGCCCGCATCAACACCATAATGCAGACCGCCTTCTTTGTGATAAGCAATATTCTCCCGCGCGATGAAGCGGTTGACGCTATCAAAGATGCTCTGAAGAAGACCTATGGGCATAAGGGGGAAAAGATAGTCAAGATGAATTACGCTTCGATAGATGCCGCAGTGGAGAATATTCACGAAGTTAAATATCCGTCAAAAGCGACGTCGAAGATGAGTCGCCCTCCCGCCGTTCCCAGAGAAGCGCCGGAATTTGTGCAGTATGTTACGGCGACAATTATCTCCGGCAAGGGAGATACCCTTCCGGTTTCAGCGATGCCGGATGACGGTACCTTCCCATTAGCCACGACCCAGTATGAGAAACGGAACATTGCCGTGGAGATACCGGTCTGGGATGAAAAGATCTGCATTCAGTGCGGAATCTGCTCAATAGTCTGTCCGCATGCCGCGATTAGAATGAAGATATTCAAAGCAGAGGCTCTGAAAGGGGCGCCGGAGACATTTAAAGCGGTCGATGCCATGACCAAGCAGTATGCCGGATACAAATATTCGCTTCAGGTAGCGCCGGAAGACTGCACTGGTTGCGAAGTCTGTGTCAATGCCTGCCCCGTGGTCGGCAAAGATGAGCAAGGAAACAAGACCGACCATAAGGCGATTAATATGGCGCCGCAATTGCCGCTTCGGGAGCAGGAAGCGAAGAACTGGGAGTTCTTCCTTTCGATTCCGGAGACAGACCCCTCTCTGTTCAATGTTGAGACGGTGAAAGGAAGCCAGCTGGTCCGTCCGCTCTTTGAGTTTTCGGGAGCCTGCGCCGGTTGCGGCGAGACACCTTATATCAAACTGGTCAGCCAGTTGTTTGGCGACCGGGCGCTGATTGGGAACGCCACCGGATGCTCGTCAATTTACGGCGGTAATCTGCCGACGACCCCGTACTGCAAACGGGATGACGGCCGCGGCCCGGCCTGGTCCAATTCACTTTTTGAAGATAATGCGGAGTTCGCCTTCGGAATGCGACTGGCGGTCGATAAGATGATGGAGCATGCGCTGGAATTGACTGCCAAGCTCTTCCCGCAGGATTTCGAAGAGCTCAGCAAGGCCGACCAGTCGAGTCAAGCCGGGGTGGAGAAACAAAGGGCGCGAGTGGAGAATCTGAAGAAGAAGCTGGCGGCGCTCGATTCGCCGGATGCCCGAAAGTTGCTGACTCTGGCTGATTATCTGGTGAAGAAATCAATCTGGGCGTTTGGCGGTGACGGCTGGGCGTATGATATCGGTTTCGGCGGGCTCGACCATGTTCTTGCGGCCGGGAAAGATGTCAATATTCTGGTGCTTGATACCGAGGTCTATTCCAATACCGGCGGGCAGATGTCGAAATCGTCGCCGATGGGGGCCGTGGCAAAGTTCGCGGCGGCCGGAAAACCGATTGCGAAGAAAGACCTGGGGATGATAATGATGGCGTACGGCTCGATATATGTCGCCCAGATTGCGATGGGCGCCAGCCAGAACCAGGCGGTCAAAGCGATTGTGGAAGCGGAAAAGTTCAAGGGTCCCTCCATTGTCATCGCTTACTCGCACTGTATCGCGCACGGTATCGATATGGCGCACGGTCTGGAGGAGCAGAAGAAGGCGGTCGATTCCGGCCACTGGATTCTGTACCGCTTCAATCCGGACCTGATAGCGCAGGGAAAAAATCCGCTGCAGCTGGACAGCAAGCCGCCGTCAATAAAGTACCGCGACTATGCTTTGGGAGAGACCCGTTTCCGCACCCTTCTGGCAAGTATGCCGGAGCGGGCGGAGCATCTCCTGAGCATCGCCCAGGAAGATGCCGTCAAGCGCTACAATCTGTACAAGCAGATGGCGGCGATGGATTACAGCAATATAACGAAACTGCTTGCCGGAAAGTAACCGGCATTAAGTATATCAGAGGCAGGGAACAGCCGTTCCCTGCCTTTTTTATTCCCCATGCAGAGATAAATTCTTATCGTTCAAGAGGTTGCGCCACTTAAACAAGCCTTTCCCCTCTTAAAGAAAATCTTCCCTGAGCCGATAAATACAGAGTACATCTCTATTCTTTAAGGAGGACTTATGCTTAAGAGAATCTCTCTGATTCTGGCGGCGCTTTTCTTGATTGCGGCAGTAGCGCCTTCATTTGCTCAGACAACCGAGGATGAAGTGGTGGCGCAGTTTCTGAAGAAGATGGATAAGAAGAAAAAAGAGCATAACCGGGTCGCCTTTGTGACTTTCGGTTTCGCCTACGGAAAACTTCCCAATGACAATCCGTACAACCAGTTTTACACCTATGCCAACGCCAATATCGACCCGCTCGACGGGAGCCGCTATCCGGTGCTGGGTATCTGGCGCTCCAAACAGTTTGAACTGAACGCCGGAATGATGATATCACCGCGGGTGACATTCAGCGCCGGCTTCGATTACTGGCTGAAGATGGGAAGCAACAAAACTGGCGACTTCGACTTTGATATCGCCCCGCTGGGAACGCAGTATGACTTTAATATCAAGTCCGAAGTCCAGGTCTATGGATTCAAAGGCGGTTTTGATTATTATCTGCTGAATCCTCCCGATAACAAAGGTGTTTTCAATTCCTTTGCGATAAGAGTCGGCGGCGGCGCCGGATTCTATTTTGCCAAGTGGGATATCTGGGATGGCAGCACCGCTTTTAATCTTGCCACCGGCACCAGCGACCTCAATGCGGAGCCGCTAAAAGCCTCCGCTCCCGGATTCTACGGCTCTATCGGGCTGGACTATCCGGTTGGGTTTCTTGGGCTTCTTGTCGGCGCTGACTTCAATTACTTATTCCTGAACTTCACCAAGGTAAAAGGGTATAACAACATAGGTGAAGAGCTTTATGTGACCTACTCGGACAATACCAACGACCGGGTGGAACTCGATTTTTCAGGACTTCGTGGAAGATTGCAGCTTAAGAGATTCTTCCAGTTGTGATTTAGCAGTTGACAAGATGAGGGATATTTTTATACTACCCCTCACTTGATGAACAGGATTGTTATTGGAGAGGAATTAAATTGAAGAAGTACATTGGTCTGTTGATTCTGGGAGGATGGTTCAGTTTTGCGCTGGTTCATGGCCAGGGGAGCCCGACGCCGAAACTTCCGGCAGACAAAGCGGGACAGATTGGGGCGCCGCTGGGGAAAATAGCCTTTATAAGAGAAGGGGACCTCTGGGTTATGGACTGGGACGGCAAGAATCAGTTCAAAGTGGTCGCAGCGCAGAATGCCGATGGGCGTCTGTCGTGGGCTCCGGACAATAAGAGGGTTGCTTTTGTGCGCAGAGGCACGGTTGACCTCAAAGGACCGGATAACCTGGGCGGACAGCATCGCGTTTATGATATCTTTATCGGTTTTATCGATTCAGCCCGGACCAATACCAATTGGTGGTATCGTGTGACCAATGGTTTAGGAGGGCGACATCCGGAATGGTCGGCTGACGGCAGCAAAATTTATTTCACCAATGACCTGAACGCCAACACCGTGAATGCCATGCTTCCCAATTACCAGACCTGCTCGGTGGATTCCACCGGCGGTTCTTATGAAATCCTGACCCGGGACTGGCAGACATCAGACCGCTTTGCGGCAATGCCGACCGTTGGACCGGGGGGGCGTTATGCTTTTGTGATGTACAAAGGGACCAATCTCGGCGGAGTGGTCATTGCTACGACCGACCTGAAAGGCTTATCGGATGCTGAGATTAACGCCAAGGGGAAATTCATCTCCGGCGCCACCGGTCCGGCCTGGTCACCCGACGGCGCCTGGCTGGCTTATATCAATATGGAGATGGCAAATCAGGGAATCTATATTGTGAAGCCGGACCTTTCGGAGAAATATCTGGTTTATAAACCGGCCGCCGGGCAGTTGCTTCAGACCTACCCTCTCTCCTGGTCACCGGATTCCAAATGGCTTACCTTTGCCACTCAAGACGGCGCTATCTGGATTGTCGATATTACCGGAAATGGACTCAAGCAGGTGATGGGTCCCGGTCTCAACAGCGCGCCGGCATGGTCAAAAAAGAAATGATGTTATAGTTCTCCTTTTAGAGAAGCCCCGTTTGATACGGGGCTTTTTTTATAGCTTCTTCCAGCGGGAAAGCAGTTCGATAAGGAGACGGACGCCGATGCCGGTTGGTCCTTTCGGTATATATGGCTGTCCGCTTTTTTCGAGGTCAACATAAGCGATATCGATATGCGCCCAGGGCCAGTCGCCGATAAAGTTTTCCAGAAAAGCGGCCGCGGTAATGGTTCCGGCGGGGCGACCACCGGAATTTTTCAGGTCGGCGATGGATGATTTCATCAGCTCGCGGTATTCGTCCCAGAGCGGCATCTCCCAGACTTTCTCAGCGGAGTTACGGGCGGCGGCCCGAAGGGCATCCATCAGTTTTCTGCTATTCCCGAGGATAGGGGCGGCGGCGTAACCGAGAACAAAAAGCGCCGCCCCGGTCAGAGTGGCGATATCGATGACCGCCTGGGGATGGAATTTATTGGCATAGTCGAGAGCGTCGGCAAGAATAAGCCGTCCTTCAGCATCAGTATTAATAATCTCGATAGTCTTCCCTTTGCGCGATTTGACGACATCGCCGGGACGGGTTGCTTTTCCCGACGGCATATTTTCTGCCAGCGGCACCAGGGTGACCAGATTAAGCGGCAGTTTGAGGCGGCAAGCGGCGGTGATGACGGCCAGCATGATGGCGCCGCCGGTCATATCCCCTTTCATTTCATCCATATCGGCGGCCTGTTTGAGGCTGATGCCGCCGGTATCGAAGGTAATCCCCTTCCCAATCAGGACAATCGGTTTGTCCGCTTTCCTTCCGCCGTTATATTCAAGAATAACAAAGCGAGGAGGCTGCTCCGAGCCTTGCGCCACAGCAAGCAATGCCCCCATCTTCTCTTCACGAATCTGCTTTTCAACAAGGACGGTGCATTTCAAGGAATGTTTTTTTGCCAGCGATTGGGCTTCCGATGCGAAGGCTTTGGGAGTAAGAATATTTCCCGGATGGGCGGCAAGACGCCGCGCCAGAATTACCGCCTCGGAAATCATCTCCCCCCGGACAAGAGCCTTAGCATAGCCCCGGGATAAACGGGCGTTACCGGAAATAAAGCTGACACTCTTTGTTATGTCGTTTTTTGCGTCGTCGCCGGTCTTGTAATCCTTCATGTCGAATCGTCCCAGAAGAAATCCTTCGACCACGGCTGAGACGGCGCTCTCTTTTTCATTCTTGTTTAAGACGAAGGCGAGAGTTTCTGACTTCTTAACGGAGGGTATCCGGGAGATAGTCCCGGCCGCCTGACGGTAACAGTCATCGTCAACTTTTTTCTTCTCCCCCAGCCCGGCCAGGACGACTCGTCCGGTTTTCAGATTGTTGAGAGTATGCAGGACGAAGGTCTGGTTTCGTTTCCCTTCAAATTCCCCTGACTGGTAGAGGGACTGGACGGCGCCGTTTAGTCGTTTATTCAGTTCTTTCAGGTCACGGTCAGCCGCGAAATCTTTTTCGAAGCAGAAGAGCACGACGGTGGAGCTGTCGATGCCGGTGAAGTCCCCGGTCCCGGAAATAAATTTCATAGCGACTCCTTTTGTAACAAGGCTCTTTATGGTAATTATTTAAGAATAATGATTACCGACGGCGGAAACAAGCGATAGTTTCCGGGCGGCGGCGAGGATGAAATCGAGATTACTTGGTGGGGAATTCCGCTTCCTGCGGCAGGACAATGCCGTGGGAGTCGCTGAGACGGCTCATTCGCTCTTTAATGCGGTCGTCGATATTGAGGATTTTGGAGCGCTCATAAAAGGCGAGATTTTCCTGCAGGTCGAGCTCGGAGATTTCTTCAAGGACGGCGACAATCTTCTGCACGGCTTCATCCGTTACCTGGAGAACCCGAGGGAGCATCGCGACAATCTGCTCCGGGGTTTTGCTTTTCATCGACATTTTCAGCACCTGCGAGTTGCCCGAAATCGCCATGGCGGCATTGTTGACATAATGAGAGAGTGTCGAGATAGCGACCTGCTTGGCTTCAAGCAGCCCCCGCGCGCGCTCTTCTTCGAGAATCTTTCGGGTCAACTCCTGTCGTTCGCGAAAAAGCTGCTGTATGGACATGTAGGTATTAAAGAGCTCCCGGTTGGCGCGGGCAAGAACCGCTTCGTAATCGTCAATCTCGATGCCGGTAGAGCGGGCAAAGGCGCTCGCCTCTTTGGCGACACTGGCCGCGATATCATCCAGCTGAGGGTGCGTGATTCCCAGCCTTGAAGCGGTGACGCTTATCTTGGCGATTTTGTCTTCGATGTAACAACTTTCCGGTCCTACATGGAAATCGCGGTTGAGCGAAACGGCGAGACGGAGGATATCGTCAAGACGGGAGGTTTCCGTTGCCCCACTGGTATGATGATTGGAAATGGCCGAGGAGATAGTTGCCGGCAGACGCCATTTTTCAGCCAGGATTTTGCCGGTTTCAGTATGGGAGATGCCGAACTGGGAGATTTCTTCATCATAGAGGTTGCCCGATTTGCGGGCGCGATTTATGACGGAACGATATTCATCAGGGTGATGATGCAGCAGATAGAGCAAGCCGATTTCATGCAGCAGTCCGCAGGTAAAGGCATCTTCGGGGCTGGAATATTTGCAGGCGACGGCCAGTTTGCGACAGGTTATGGCGACCGAAATGATATTGCCGTATAAAGCGGAGATATCGATTCCGATATCCTGACGCATCTTGGAGGGATTGAATATAGCGGCCGAGACAGCCAGGCACTTAACGGTAGTGACGCCCAGAACCATCACCGCCTGATGGACGGAATTGACCTTGTGGCTCAGACCATAGAAAGGAGAATTAGCGATTTTCAGAAGCCGCCCGGTAAGAGCCGGGTCGCGGCTGATTATTTCCGAAAGCGAGTCAATGCTGATTTCATCGCGGGAGGCCGACTCTAATATCTTCTTGACCGCCTCCGGAAGAGCCATCAAATCGCAATTCTGGACGATTTCCATTCGTACGTCCGGATGCCCGGGCTTGGAGCTCTTTTGCATACTGATAATAATCGGCAGGAAAGGAGAAGACCTGAAGCGGCTTAGCGGCGAAATCCGGCGGTAACTTTGGAAATCAGCTCTGAAAG
This sequence is a window from Candidatus Zixiibacteriota bacterium. Protein-coding genes within it:
- the nifJ gene encoding pyruvate:ferredoxin (flavodoxin) oxidoreductase, producing MLNKTDVNDKKAAETMQSKKRKMVTIDGNTAAAYVAHALSEVIAIYPITPSSNMGEIADAKSAEGDVNIWGTVPIVVEMQSEGGASGSVHGAATAGALTTTFTASQGLLLMIPNMFKIAGEMTPAVLHVSARTVATHALSIFGDHSDVMAARSTGFGLLASGSVQEVMDLALIAHAVSLESRVPFLHFFDGFRTSHEEQKVEQIDFDDMRAIMDEEAVTAHRARSLSPDHPTLKGSSQNPDVFFQARETVNKYYLKTPAVVQEVMNRFAQIVGRSYHLFDYIGAPDADRVVIMMGSGAETMHETVEYLTARGEKVGLLKVRLYRPFSIDAFLKALPKTVRRIAVLDRTKEPGAVGEPLYTDVQAAIAEGMASESAPFENHPLVVGGRYGLSSKEFNPAMAKAVLDNLKLNHPKNHFTVGIVDDVTHTSLDVDYSFVIDNDEVFRGLFFGLGADGTVGANKNSIKIIGENTDNYAQGYFVYDSKKAGAVTVSHLRFGKKPIRRPYLITTANFVACHNFTFLEKYDMLEAAAPGGVFLLTSPFGPEEVWDNMPREVQQQIIDKKLRFYVIDAIKIAKELGLGARINTIMQTAFFVISNILPRDEAVDAIKDALKKTYGHKGEKIVKMNYASIDAAVENIHEVKYPSKATSKMSRPPAVPREAPEFVQYVTATIISGKGDTLPVSAMPDDGTFPLATTQYEKRNIAVEIPVWDEKICIQCGICSIVCPHAAIRMKIFKAEALKGAPETFKAVDAMTKQYAGYKYSLQVAPEDCTGCEVCVNACPVVGKDEQGNKTDHKAINMAPQLPLREQEAKNWEFFLSIPETDPSLFNVETVKGSQLVRPLFEFSGACAGCGETPYIKLVSQLFGDRALIGNATGCSSIYGGNLPTTPYCKRDDGRGPAWSNSLFEDNAEFAFGMRLAVDKMMEHALELTAKLFPQDFEELSKADQSSQAGVEKQRARVENLKKKLAALDSPDARKLLTLADYLVKKSIWAFGGDGWAYDIGFGGLDHVLAAGKDVNILVLDTEVYSNTGGQMSKSSPMGAVAKFAAAGKPIAKKDLGMIMMAYGSIYVAQIAMGASQNQAVKAIVEAEKFKGPSIVIAYSHCIAHGIDMAHGLEEQKKAVDSGHWILYRFNPDLIAQGKNPLQLDSKPPSIKYRDYALGETRFRTLLASMPERAEHLLSIAQEDAVKRYNLYKQMAAMDYSNITKLLAGK
- a CDS encoding leucyl aminopeptidase, giving the protein MKFISGTGDFTGIDSSTVVLFCFEKDFAADRDLKELNKRLNGAVQSLYQSGEFEGKRNQTFVLHTLNNLKTGRVVLAGLGEKKKVDDDCYRQAAGTISRIPSVKKSETLAFVLNKNEKESAVSAVVEGFLLGRFDMKDYKTGDDAKNDITKSVSFISGNARLSRGYAKALVRGEMISEAVILARRLAAHPGNILTPKAFASEAQSLAKKHSLKCTVLVEKQIREEKMGALLAVAQGSEQPPRFVILEYNGGRKADKPIVLIGKGITFDTGGISLKQAADMDEMKGDMTGGAIMLAVITAACRLKLPLNLVTLVPLAENMPSGKATRPGDVVKSRKGKTIEIINTDAEGRLILADALDYANKFHPQAVIDIATLTGAALFVLGYAAAPILGNSRKLMDALRAAARNSAEKVWEMPLWDEYRELMKSSIADLKNSGGRPAGTITAAAFLENFIGDWPWAHIDIAYVDLEKSGQPYIPKGPTGIGVRLLIELLSRWKKL
- a CDS encoding HDOD domain-containing protein, which encodes MEIVQNCDLMALPEAVKKILESASRDEISIDSLSEIISRDPALTGRLLKIANSPFYGLSHKVNSVHQAVMVLGVTTVKCLAVSAAIFNPSKMRQDIGIDISALYGNIISVAITCRKLAVACKYSSPEDAFTCGLLHEIGLLYLLHHHPDEYRSVINRARKSGNLYDEEISQFGISHTETGKILAEKWRLPATISSAISNHHTSGATETSRLDDILRLAVSLNRDFHVGPESCYIEDKIAKISVTASRLGITHPQLDDIAASVAKEASAFARSTGIEIDDYEAVLARANRELFNTYMSIQQLFRERQELTRKILEEERARGLLEAKQVAISTLSHYVNNAAMAISGNSQVLKMSMKSKTPEQIVAMLPRVLQVTDEAVQKIVAVLEEISELDLQENLAFYERSKILNIDDRIKERMSRLSDSHGIVLPQEAEFPTK